One part of the Malus sylvestris chromosome 2, drMalSylv7.2, whole genome shotgun sequence genome encodes these proteins:
- the LOC126586708 gene encoding uncharacterized protein LOC126586708 — protein sequence MACGFSNFCNYFGSGKGYNLNRQDAKRGGNHHGALHPKKMLKSRIGGKQLRGTYHLLTGSSSSFFTYELFGSKESSTSGISGPYICAFVQGFACCCSVTSKRVSVSLGFLGSGFHHRHLHLCLSSLSHFLWEK from the exons atggcatgtggtttttcaAACTTTTGCAACTACTTTGGTTCTGGCAAAG GTTATAATCTTAATCGACAAGATGCAAAACGAGGAGGGAATCATCACGGAGCTCTACATCCCAAGAAAATG TTGAAGAGTCGGATTGGTGGGAAGCAATTGAGAGGCACATATCATCTTCTAACTGGGTCgtcatcttctttcttcactTATGAGCTTTTTGGGTCAAAGGAGTCATCTACTTCTGGGATTTCAGGGCCATATATTTGCGCCTTCGTCCAAGGATTTG CATGTTGTTGTTCTGTCACATCGAAGAGGGTTTCTGTAAGCTTGGGTTTCCTTGGCAGTGGCTTTCACCATCGACATCTACACCTGTGTCTCTCTTCGCTTTCCCACTTCCTCTG GGAAAAATGA